Below is a window of Candidatus Hydrogenedens sp. DNA.
ACTAATTTATAATGAGGAGGAACATTTAGTAATTTCAGGATAACATCACAGTAAGGTTTTTTATCCCCAGCTACCCAGCATGAGCCCAAGCCCAATGCATTTGCTGAGATGAGGATATTTTGTGTAGCTGCTGAGCCATCTTCAATATAGTATTTTGTATCTTTACAAATCACAGCAATACATGCTCCAGCTTCACTAATAAATTTGCCATGGTCAGTAGTTTCGGCAACTTTTCTTTTTAATTCTTTGTCAACAATAACGATAAATTCCCATGGCTGTTCATTTCTTGCAGTGGCAGAGAGTCGTCC
It encodes the following:
- a CDS encoding nitroreductase family protein: MDAIEAIKTRRSVRQYIDREVPKELLETLIDCGRLSATARNEQPWEFIVIVDKELKRKVAETTDHGKFISEAGACIAVICKDTKYYIEDGSAATQNILISANALGLGSCWVAGDKKPYCDVILKLLNVPPHYKLVSLIAIGYPAVIPSPSKRSLSDVLHWNVF